cgtggattgatacagaatggcgtacacacaggcaggcgcagcacctacgcgaactgcgctttgcgtgaatgacgcgtgtttttgtgaatttacgcgtgcgtaagttggaactttattgactccgcagtaacaaaaaccgaataatttccgcctattaagagctgatcaaagtatagaccttTTCCCATCTTTCCAATCATGTACTactccaggggggggggggggccttccGCCTGTCGGGTGTCGCAAAAcgcatcatctccccgggggtgTACAGAGatctgttcattacattctggaatacggacatttcggctggtgccgtcATCGGAAAAGGGAACCACGAATGATGGCGCCCCATGGCCGATACCTTTCGGGTGCAAAAACAACATGCGTTGTTGACATGGGGTCATCAGGAAAAAAGTTTCCTCTTATTGAAACCTAACCTTTAACACGTTTTATAGACCTAGATGTGAAACTAATGACAGGACAGTGACCATCGGATGCACCCGATTTATGAGGTTGAtggactacgtcataccccctggaatagtgcataatGGGAAAGAGGAAAAAGGGTCTATTAAGTACTCATGTGCATGTCTACGGTCCATTTATTCTACACATGCATGTAGTTTGATATCCGCAGAGTAGAAGTAACATTTGGGTACCAACAATTAACATGTGTACATGAATCAAGTCACAACAGACGTACTGACACAATAAGTTGTCCGTTGTCTGCGAAATTGTTCGTTTTTATACAGCAATGTTTGAAGTTATGTTAGTGTGACTGCGAGAGCAGAGGAAGGATTAAGGGTTGATATCGGttccttgagcatgttgagacaATTAGAAAAAATGCTCCTATGTACCGCCCAAAGGTGTGGGCTAACTCCAGGAGGGGGGTAAATCCATTATACAGGGGTCACAAATAAATATACTTGGATTACTGTAAAATCCATATCAAACTATCCATCTTGTTACAAGGattaaaattttttatagttAACGTatcaaatgtcaaaggtcaatcagACAGGGCCAAATATTTAAAAGGCTcagatttctttaaaaataggcTGAAATTATTCGTCTGGCCACTATGactaaaaaagtatagtttgtttataaattatttttgtttcaatccTATGACTAGATAAatattttgagcctattttgaaAGAATTTTGTAATTAAACCTCTGACACTGGACACCTTTTGTCTTATCATTTGCCTTTAATCCTTGTGATAAGACGGATAGTTTGATATGTATTTTACAGTAATCAAGCATTTTAAATTTGTGACTCCTGTATAATGGATTTATCCCCTCCTGGAGTTAGCACACACTTTTGGGAGGTACTTAGGAGCTTATTTTTTTCTAATTGTCTCAAGGAACGGATATCAACTCTCATTCCTTCCTTTATTCTCGCtgtcaagaaaaaaattaaatatgataGTACCCCACTGCGTAGTTATTTAAATTCAACCTCGAATTCAAATTCTATATATTATAATTTTTCCATTTAGTTTGTGGCACTCATAACATAGCCCTATTTCCAAACGACGTCATCAACATTTCGTCACCTAACTATCCAAGATTCTATTTCGATAACCAAATATGTACCTGGCTCTTCACGACCAGTATCAATGGGAGTATTGCCCTGAACATTATAGACCTGCTTCTGTACAGAAACGGACATGATTGGTTGATAATTGGACGTGGCAGTGATCCAATGGACACCGATAGTCAGTTGCTGACTGTAAAGCATCTTCTTCCCAAAGATACTTTGATAACAATAGATGAGAATAACATCTGGATGACTTTAAGATCTGATTATGGACAACGACAAAAAGGCTTTGCGGTTCAAATAACTACTATTTTTCTTGGGggtatgtaaaattttaaatgtgaACATGAACATCATAGCTTATTGTATGGCGAATCAAATATTGTTGCCGCTTTGATTGTTCCTAagacaatattttgatattaacgtAACGTGCGCTTTACactatgaaagaaaaaaatgggaaagacgaagaagaagacaaAGGAGGGAGGAAAATGATggtaatggtgatgatgatgctgattatGGTGATGCTGCtctgttgatgttgatgttgttatggatctttttttaatttggttTGACCTTTACAGGATTATGCGGCAGAGATGAATATATCTTTTGCAGGGACGGTTACTCCTGTTACGACGGAATGTTTGTCTGTACTACAGAGACAAATAATTGTACCCGATATTTTCAAGACATTCACACATGTAGTACGTATATTGTACGAAGATGATAAAACCGGCAGTGGTGAACAATGTCTATTTgttgaagtttggaattaaatcaaaatactggacttactatttttagcaaagctacgttgcgtgtgataccatcacacttcatcaggcaactgacccgctggactggtcatgtgacagacggctagggatcggcttgatggctctgtcccatgcgtgagataggTTGTATCGTAGGCCTTTTATTGAGTGATGGTGATTCTACTCTCTCCCAAATAGCCTCTTTGATGCCTCGGCGGTGCCACTGTTCCTCCCTGTCTAAAATGGTAGCATCCTCGATGTTTATCGAATGACCACTTTCTTTGAGATGTAAATACACAGCGGAATTTTGGGCTTCATTGGTGCTCGGCCGCCTATGTTGGTTTACTCTGGGTTTTAGGACTTGTTTGGTTTCACCCACATAGGATTCAGTACAGTCTTTGCCAGCACACACAAGTCCATACACAAGATTAGAGGATTTCTCTTTGGGTTGTTTGTCCTTGATAAGAACAAGTTTTCCACGGAGGGTATTTCCTGGTTTGAACGAGGCTGCAATCCCGTACGCTTTCCGATGTTTCTTGACGCGTTCCGAGGTTCCCGAGATGAACGGTAGCGTAGCCCGCGCTTTAATAGGTCTACCACCCCCGTTGGTTTGTTGGTTATCCTGGCTTTTCTTCTTGTTGGCTTTCAAGAATGCCCAGTTCGGGTAGCCACAATTTTTGAGTGACTTTTCAATGTGGTCTTTCTCCTCCGGGACTTGTTCAGTTTCACTTATTATAGTGTCCGCTCTATACTGAAGAGTTCGTATGACTCCTAGCTTGTGTATGAGAGGATGGTGAGACACAAATTGTAGATAATGgtctgtgtgtgtgggtttcctataTAATTTGGATGATAAGGAACCGTCACCTTTCACGGTGATTAAACAGTCGAGAAATGCAAGGGAGCTGTCTTTGCAAAGTTCTTGGGTGAACTTGATGTTCTCATCTATATCATTGATGTGGTGAAAGAAGT
Above is a window of Amphiura filiformis chromosome 7, Afil_fr2py, whole genome shotgun sequence DNA encoding:
- the LOC140157849 gene encoding uncharacterized protein → MESFEQDALRLYTGTPPRLWLRFVDDTLVVLERSELENFFHHINDIDENIKFTQELCKDSSLAFLDCLITVKGDGSLSSKLYRKPTHTDHYLQFVSHHPLIHKLGVIRTLQYRADTIISETEQVPEEKDHIEKSLKNCGYPNWAFLKANKKKSQDNQQTNGGGRPIKARATLPFISGTSERVKKHRKAYGIAASFKPGNTLRGKLVLIKDKQPKEKSSNLVYGLVCAGKDCTESYVGETKQVLKPRVNQHRRPSTNEAQNSAVYLHLKESGHSINIEDATILDREEQWHRRGIKEAIWERVESPSLNKSIFGKKMLYSQQLTIGVHWITATSNYQPIMSVSVQKQVYNVQGNTPIDTGREEPGTYLVIEIESWIVR